The Streptomyces sp. DH-12 genome has a window encoding:
- a CDS encoding alpha/beta fold hydrolase has product MSATVTYKVTSPRGPQAVTLSYARVGRGAPLLLLHGIGHHRQAWDPVVDILATEREVIAVDLPGFGASPALPDGLDHDLPTMTAALAGLCEALELDRPHVAGNSLGGLLALELGRARLVRSVTALSPAGFWTQAERTYAFTVLSAMRGIAERMPERLVGILARSAAGRAALTSTIYARPGRRAPEAVVAETRALAEAPGFARTLRAGGAVRFTEDVPGVPVTVAWGSRDRLLIPRQGVRAKRIIPRARLVRLPGCGHVPMNDDPALVARVLLDGSR; this is encoded by the coding sequence ATGTCCGCGACCGTCACCTACAAGGTCACCTCCCCCCGAGGCCCGCAGGCCGTGACCCTGTCCTACGCGCGCGTGGGACGGGGGGCGCCGCTGCTTCTGCTGCACGGCATCGGCCATCACCGGCAGGCCTGGGACCCGGTGGTGGACATCCTGGCCACCGAGCGCGAGGTGATCGCCGTGGACCTGCCGGGCTTCGGCGCCTCGCCCGCCCTGCCCGACGGCCTCGACCACGACCTGCCCACCATGACCGCCGCCCTCGCCGGCCTGTGCGAGGCGCTGGAACTGGACCGGCCGCACGTCGCCGGCAACTCCCTCGGCGGTCTGCTGGCCCTGGAGCTCGGGCGGGCGCGGCTGGTCCGGTCGGTGACGGCGCTGTCACCCGCGGGCTTCTGGACGCAGGCCGAGCGGACGTACGCCTTCACCGTGCTGTCCGCCATGCGCGGGATCGCGGAGCGGATGCCGGAACGGCTGGTCGGGATCCTGGCCCGGTCCGCGGCCGGGCGGGCGGCCCTGACCAGCACGATCTACGCCCGCCCCGGGCGCCGCGCCCCCGAGGCGGTGGTCGCCGAGACGCGTGCGCTGGCCGAGGCGCCCGGTTTCGCCCGCACCCTGCGGGCGGGCGGCGCCGTGCGGTTCACCGAGGATGTGCCGGGTGTTCCGGTGACGGTCGCCTGGGGGTCGCGGGACCGGCTGCTGATTCCGCGGCAGGGCGTGCGCGCGAAGCGGATCATTCCGCGGGCGCGGTTGGTCCGGCTGCCCGGGTGCGGGCACGTGCCGATGAACGACGATCCGGCGCTGGTGGCGCGGGTGCTGCTGGACGGCAGTCGCTGA
- a CDS encoding GntR family transcriptional regulator, with protein sequence MGTTQLESVPEPKYWHLKTVLSEALDSEFAVGEILPNERDLAARFGVARATLRQALEQLELEGRLQRRRGVGTTVAPPRMGVSVGSEQHAWPGGPDDAWHTVDCRFEVPPAALAERLVTAGDEAVHIVRRSRVSRGQPVASELLYIPAASVPDLSGIDAPSGAARARAVLRELQRLTLERQENAVELGSAGADEAKELDRLPGAPVLVVTTRYLARGRTAALSVATYRADTCRLTFGDFGGVEIHHGPQRQAS encoded by the coding sequence GTGGGGACCACGCAGCTGGAATCGGTGCCGGAACCGAAGTACTGGCATCTGAAGACCGTGCTCAGCGAGGCGCTGGACTCGGAGTTCGCCGTCGGTGAGATCCTGCCCAACGAGCGCGACCTGGCCGCCCGCTTCGGCGTCGCGCGCGCCACGCTCCGGCAGGCCCTGGAACAGCTCGAACTGGAAGGCAGGCTGCAGCGCCGCCGCGGGGTGGGCACCACCGTCGCCCCGCCGCGCATGGGCGTCTCCGTCGGCAGCGAGCAGCACGCCTGGCCCGGCGGCCCGGACGACGCGTGGCACACCGTGGACTGCCGGTTCGAGGTGCCGCCCGCCGCGCTCGCCGAGCGCCTGGTGACCGCCGGCGACGAGGCCGTGCACATCGTGCGGCGTTCCCGCGTCTCCCGCGGCCAGCCCGTCGCGTCCGAGCTGCTGTACATCCCGGCCGCCTCGGTGCCCGACCTCTCCGGCATCGACGCCCCCTCCGGCGCGGCGCGCGCCCGCGCGGTGCTGCGCGAACTGCAGCGCCTGACGCTGGAGCGCCAGGAGAACGCCGTGGAGCTCGGCTCGGCCGGCGCGGACGAGGCGAAGGAACTGGACCGCCTGCCCGGCGCCCCCGTCCTCGTCGTGACCACCCGCTACCTCGCCCGCGGCCGCACCGCCGCCCTCTCGGTGGCCACCTACCGCGCGGACACCTGCCGCCTGACCTTCGGCGACTTCGGCGGTGTCGAGATACACCACGGTCCGCAGCGCCAGGCGTCCTGA
- a CDS encoding alkaline phosphatase D family protein, which yields MAHRPFPARRSVLKGSLAASAGLALPALGSAPAFARSGRPAAEWGVQTGEVTRDSALVWVRSDRPARMIVETSATESFRTVRRLHGPLVGPGTDFTGTARLRGLPPGEQIHYRVLLADPDDPRRTSAPVTGAFRTVPDRRRDGVRFVWSGDLAGQGWGISPAFGGYRIFDAMARLDPDFFLFSGDTIYADGPIAATAELPDGSLWRNITTEEKSKVAETLAEFRGNFRYNLLDEHLRRFNARVPSVVQWDDHEVRNNWYPGQRIADTDTRYTEKSVDVLAARARRAFGEYFPGSTPRPGAREGRMYRVLRQGPLLDVFVLDMRTYRNPNSPGDQATDPQGILGREQLDWLKRELARSRAVWKVIAADMPIGLIVPDTTEGRPHVEAVAQGDPGAPLGRELQIAELLRFVKHRRITGTVWLTADVHHTSAQHYQPSRAAFGDFEPFWEFVSGPLNAGAFPASELDATFGPERVWVKAPTASNVSPAGGYQFFGEVDIDGGSGELTVRLRDMDGAVLFRKTLQPGLVGQ from the coding sequence ATGGCACACCGTCCGTTCCCCGCACGTCGTTCCGTGCTGAAGGGCTCGCTGGCCGCTTCGGCGGGGCTGGCCCTGCCCGCGCTGGGCTCCGCGCCCGCCTTCGCCCGGTCGGGACGTCCGGCGGCCGAGTGGGGCGTCCAGACGGGGGAGGTCACCCGTGACTCCGCGTTGGTGTGGGTGCGGTCGGACCGTCCGGCGCGGATGATCGTCGAGACCTCGGCCACGGAGTCCTTCCGCACCGTCCGCCGCCTGCACGGCCCGTTGGTCGGTCCCGGCACCGACTTCACCGGCACCGCCCGGCTGCGCGGGCTGCCCCCGGGCGAGCAGATCCACTACCGGGTGCTGCTGGCCGACCCCGACGACCCGCGCCGTACGAGCGCGCCGGTCACCGGCGCCTTCCGTACCGTGCCGGACCGGCGCCGGGACGGGGTGCGGTTCGTGTGGTCGGGCGACCTGGCGGGACAGGGCTGGGGCATCAGCCCGGCGTTCGGCGGCTACCGCATCTTCGACGCGATGGCCCGGCTCGACCCGGACTTCTTCCTGTTCAGCGGGGACACCATCTACGCCGACGGCCCCATCGCGGCGACCGCCGAACTGCCGGACGGCAGCCTCTGGCGGAACATCACCACCGAGGAGAAGTCCAAGGTCGCGGAGACCCTCGCGGAGTTCCGCGGCAACTTCCGCTACAACCTGCTGGACGAACACCTGCGCCGGTTCAACGCCCGCGTCCCGTCCGTCGTCCAGTGGGACGACCACGAGGTGCGCAACAACTGGTACCCGGGGCAGCGGATCGCGGACACGGACACCCGGTACACCGAGAAGAGCGTCGACGTGCTGGCGGCCCGCGCCCGGCGGGCGTTCGGCGAGTACTTCCCCGGGTCCACGCCGCGGCCCGGCGCCCGGGAGGGCCGGATGTACCGGGTGCTGCGGCAGGGTCCGCTGCTCGACGTGTTCGTGCTGGACATGCGGACGTACCGGAACCCCAACTCGCCCGGCGACCAGGCCACCGACCCGCAGGGCATCCTGGGCCGGGAGCAACTGGACTGGCTGAAGCGGGAACTGGCGCGGTCGCGCGCGGTGTGGAAGGTGATCGCCGCCGACATGCCGATCGGCCTGATCGTGCCCGACACCACCGAGGGGCGCCCGCACGTCGAGGCGGTGGCGCAGGGCGACCCGGGGGCGCCGCTGGGACGCGAGCTGCAGATCGCCGAACTGCTGCGGTTCGTCAAGCACCGGCGGATCACCGGCACGGTGTGGCTGACGGCCGACGTGCACCACACCTCGGCGCAGCACTACCAGCCCTCGCGGGCGGCGTTCGGCGATTTCGAGCCGTTCTGGGAGTTCGTCTCCGGACCGCTCAACGCGGGCGCGTTCCCGGCCTCGGAGCTGGACGCGACATTCGGTCCGGAGCGGGTGTGGGTGAAGGCGCCCACCGCCTCCAACGTCTCCCCCGCCGGGGGCTACCAGTTCTTCGGCGAGGTGGACATCGACGGCGGCAGCGGCGAACTGACCGTGCGGCTGCGGGACATGGACGGCGCGGTGCTGTTCAGGAAGACGCTGCAGCCGGGCCTCGTCGGTCAGTAA
- a CDS encoding DUF885 domain-containing protein: MSPANSALPRQVADAYVDELIALDPITGTYLGVKESSSRLPDLSPAGQEAVAELLRTTLARLDEAERQPGADSGVERRCARLLRERLTAELAVHEAGERLRAVGNLGTVAHAVREVFTVTPAETEEDWRAIAERLRAVPAALAGYRESLALGLERELYAAPRPTETFVGQLGEWADTGEGRGWFEDFAAAGPEALRAELDEGARAATAAVAELRDWLRDVYAPAVEGAPDTVGRERYARWSRYYNGTDLDLDEAYAYGWSEYHRLLGEMKKEAERILPGAETPWVALAHLDEHGRHIEGVDEVRDWLQGLMDRAIDALDGTHFDLAERVRKVESRIAPAGSAAAPYYTPPSEDFSRPGCTWLPTMGLTRFPEYDLVSTWYHEGVPGHHLQLAQWVHVAENLSRYQATVGMVSANCEGWALYAERLMDELGFLTDAEQRLGYLDAQMMRATRVIVDIGMHLELEIPADSPFHPGERWTPELAQEFFGAHSSRPADFVESELTRYLTIPGQAIGYKLGERAWLLGREKARERHGDAFDLKAWHMAALSQGSLGLDDLVDELAAL; encoded by the coding sequence ATGTCACCAGCCAACAGCGCGCTTCCCCGTCAGGTCGCCGACGCCTACGTCGACGAGCTCATCGCCCTCGATCCGATCACCGGGACGTATCTCGGCGTCAAGGAGAGTTCCTCCCGGTTGCCCGATCTCTCTCCCGCCGGTCAGGAGGCGGTCGCCGAACTGCTCAGGACGACCCTCGCCCGGCTCGACGAAGCCGAGCGGCAGCCCGGCGCGGACAGCGGCGTCGAGCGCCGCTGCGCCCGGCTGCTGCGGGAGCGGCTGACCGCCGAGCTGGCCGTGCACGAGGCCGGCGAGCGCCTGCGCGCGGTGGGCAACCTGGGCACGGTCGCGCACGCGGTGCGCGAGGTGTTCACGGTGACCCCGGCGGAGACCGAGGAGGACTGGCGGGCGATCGCGGAGCGGCTGCGCGCGGTCCCGGCGGCGCTGGCCGGCTACCGGGAGTCCCTGGCGCTGGGCCTGGAGCGCGAGCTGTACGCGGCGCCGCGCCCCACGGAGACGTTCGTCGGGCAGCTCGGCGAGTGGGCAGACACCGGCGAGGGCCGCGGCTGGTTCGAGGACTTCGCCGCCGCGGGTCCGGAGGCGCTGCGCGCGGAGCTGGACGAGGGCGCCCGCGCGGCGACCGCGGCCGTGGCGGAGCTGCGGGACTGGCTGCGGGACGTCTACGCCCCGGCGGTCGAGGGCGCGCCGGACACGGTGGGCCGGGAGCGCTACGCCCGCTGGTCCCGTTACTACAACGGCACCGACCTGGACCTGGACGAGGCGTACGCGTACGGCTGGTCCGAGTACCACCGGCTGCTCGGCGAGATGAAGAAGGAGGCCGAGAGGATCCTGCCGGGGGCGGAGACCCCGTGGGTGGCGCTGGCCCACCTCGACGAGCACGGCCGGCACATCGAGGGCGTGGACGAGGTCCGCGACTGGCTGCAGGGTCTGATGGACCGGGCGATCGACGCGCTCGACGGCACGCACTTCGACCTCGCCGAGCGGGTGCGGAAGGTGGAGTCGCGGATCGCCCCGGCGGGCAGCGCGGCGGCGCCGTACTACACGCCTCCGTCGGAGGACTTCTCCCGGCCGGGCTGCACCTGGCTGCCCACGATGGGGCTGACCCGCTTCCCGGAGTACGACCTGGTGTCCACCTGGTACCACGAGGGCGTCCCCGGCCATCACCTCCAGCTGGCGCAGTGGGTGCACGTGGCGGAGAACCTCTCCCGCTACCAGGCCACCGTCGGCATGGTCAGCGCCAACTGCGAGGGCTGGGCGCTGTACGCGGAGCGGCTGATGGACGAGCTGGGCTTCCTCACGGACGCGGAACAGCGGCTCGGGTACCTGGACGCGCAGATGATGCGGGCGACCCGGGTCATCGTCGACATCGGCATGCACCTGGAGCTGGAGATCCCCGCGGACTCGCCGTTCCACCCGGGCGAGCGGTGGACGCCGGAGCTGGCGCAGGAGTTCTTCGGCGCGCACAGCAGCCGTCCGGCGGACTTCGTGGAGAGCGAGCTGACGCGCTACCTGACGATCCCGGGCCAGGCCATCGGCTACAAGCTCGGCGAGCGGGCCTGGCTGCTGGGCCGGGAGAAGGCCCGCGAGCGGCACGGCGACGCCTTCGACCTCAAGGCCTGGCACATGGCCGCGCTGTCCCAGGGGTCGCTGGGCCTGGACGACCTGGTGGACGAGCTGGCGGCGCTGTGA
- a CDS encoding Lrp/AsnC family transcriptional regulator: MAESVVLDPVDLHLLRLLQNDARTTYRDLAAQVGVAPSTCLDRVTRLRRSGVILGHRLQLDPAKLGRGLQALLSVQVRPHRRELVGPFVERIRALPESLTVFHLTGPDDYLVHVAVAGMTDLQRLVLDEFTARREVARVETRLIFQQWDCGPVMPPSPSAQSA; encoded by the coding sequence GTGGCCGAATCTGTCGTACTGGATCCGGTGGATCTCCATCTGCTGCGGCTGTTGCAGAACGACGCCCGGACGACGTACCGGGATCTCGCCGCGCAGGTCGGGGTCGCACCGTCGACCTGTCTGGACCGGGTGACCCGCCTGCGGCGCTCCGGCGTGATCCTCGGGCACCGTCTGCAACTGGACCCGGCCAAGCTCGGCCGGGGCCTGCAGGCGTTGCTGTCGGTGCAGGTGAGACCGCACCGGCGGGAGCTGGTGGGGCCGTTCGTGGAGCGGATCCGGGCGCTGCCGGAGTCGCTGACGGTGTTCCATCTGACCGGCCCCGACGACTATCTGGTGCATGTCGCGGTCGCCGGCATGACGGACCTGCAGCGGCTGGTGCTGGACGAGTTCACCGCCCGGCGGGAGGTGGCGCGGGTGGAGACGCGGCTGATCTTCCAGCAGTGGGACTGCGGGCCGGTCATGCCGCCTTCGCCCTCGGCTCAATCCGCGTGA
- a CDS encoding rhodanese-like domain-containing protein → MTTTVNPVLRVAPASPAEAAAHFRASLALYTDVSDVATALASGGDPCFVLVDSRSAEAWDRGHVPGALHLPTARIPERAAELLDPAVPVVTYCWGPGCDGAARAALALAELGYRVKEMLGGFEYWVREGYAFETPRGRERRAADPLTSLEDTDACGC, encoded by the coding sequence ATGACGACCACCGTGAACCCCGTCCTGCGGGTCGCCCCCGCCTCCCCGGCCGAGGCCGCCGCGCACTTCCGCGCGAGCCTCGCCCTGTACACCGACGTCTCCGACGTGGCCACCGCCCTCGCGTCCGGCGGGGACCCCTGCTTCGTCCTGGTGGACTCCCGCTCGGCCGAGGCGTGGGACCGGGGCCATGTGCCCGGCGCCCTGCACCTGCCCACCGCGCGGATCCCCGAGCGGGCCGCGGAACTCCTCGACCCGGCCGTGCCGGTGGTGACGTACTGCTGGGGGCCCGGCTGCGACGGGGCCGCCCGCGCCGCGCTCGCCCTCGCCGAACTCGGGTACCGCGTCAAGGAGATGCTCGGCGGCTTCGAGTACTGGGTGCGCGAGGGCTACGCGTTCGAGACCCCGCGGGGCCGGGAGCGCCGCGCCGCCGATCCGCTGACCTCCCTGGAGGACACGGACGCGTGCGGATGCTGA
- a CDS encoding SDR family oxidoreductase produces the protein MPKLPPPPPEELRRDPLPLRGRTALVTGASRRGGIGHAVARRLAAYGASVYLHHHVPHDAAMPWGADRTEDVTASVREALGDPDARVLAGPGDLSDPAEPAALHARAAEALGGRLDILVANHALSGSDGDLDTVDAAMLDAHWAVDTRSVLLLVQAHARHRAALPPGTPGGRVMMMTSGQDIAGGMPGEIAYALQKGALASITRSLATALADHAVTVNTVNPGPVDTDYLTGEVYDAIAARFPAGRWGMPDDPARLLAWLATDEAGWITGQVIDSEGGFRR, from the coding sequence ATGCCGAAGCTCCCCCCGCCCCCGCCCGAGGAACTCCGCCGTGACCCCCTGCCGCTGCGGGGCCGCACCGCCCTGGTGACCGGGGCGAGCCGGCGCGGCGGCATCGGCCATGCCGTGGCCCGCCGGCTGGCCGCGTACGGCGCCAGTGTCTATCTGCACCATCACGTGCCGCACGACGCCGCCATGCCCTGGGGCGCCGACCGGACCGAGGACGTCACCGCGTCCGTGCGGGAGGCGCTCGGTGATCCGGACGCACGGGTGCTCGCCGGACCCGGCGACCTCAGCGACCCGGCGGAACCGGCCGCCCTGCACGCCCGCGCCGCCGAGGCGCTCGGCGGGCGCCTCGACATCCTCGTCGCCAACCACGCCCTCAGCGGCTCCGACGGCGACCTCGACACCGTCGACGCCGCCATGCTCGACGCGCACTGGGCCGTCGACACCCGCTCGGTGCTGCTGCTCGTCCAGGCCCACGCCCGGCACCGCGCCGCGCTCCCGCCGGGCACCCCGGGCGGACGCGTCATGATGATGACGTCCGGGCAGGACATCGCCGGCGGCATGCCCGGCGAGATCGCCTACGCCCTGCAGAAGGGCGCCCTGGCCTCCATCACCCGCTCCCTGGCGACCGCGCTGGCCGACCACGCGGTCACCGTGAACACCGTCAACCCCGGCCCCGTGGACACCGACTACCTGACCGGCGAGGTCTACGACGCGATCGCCGCGCGCTTCCCCGCCGGGCGCTGGGGCATGCCCGACGACCCGGCCCGCCTCCTCGCGTGGCTGGCCACGGACGAGGCGGGCTGGATCACCGGCCAGGTCATCGACTCCGAGGGCGGCTTCCGGCGCTGA
- a CDS encoding GNAT family N-acetyltransferase, with protein sequence MSEVTNDRAGGRAPRRWNPLVRAARCGEALYAWRTRRHGHAPPTHDTGGAPPPPEPAAAGSVLWRMRTTVRDEPGALATLCTALAERRVDILSLQTHPLGAHTVDEFLLRVPAGTDLTAAVAAGGGTDTWTERADAHDLVDGPTRMLGLAARTATDASELPLVLRQLLGRCTIRSQPAAAAGTAAAVPPEGVLEGTVIRLRDPEGGVITAERPYLPFTPTEFARARALVELDARLGPRLPRGRDVLALSEGGHVSVRRADTTDLQAAREMHERCSTETLRRRYHGPVGDASRYLDHLLSPRFGRTLAAQTASGRIVALGHLLWDGDETEVALIVEDAWQRRGIGAELLSRLVGMAVEAGCAHVYAVTQASNTGMVAAMRGLGLPLDYQIEEGTLVITAGLDPAPARSTPAPGERVTRP encoded by the coding sequence ATGTCCGAAGTGACGAACGACCGCGCCGGAGGGCGCGCGCCCCGCCGCTGGAACCCGCTGGTCCGTGCCGCGCGCTGCGGGGAGGCCCTGTACGCGTGGCGGACACGCCGCCACGGCCACGCGCCGCCGACGCACGATACCGGCGGCGCTCCGCCGCCCCCCGAGCCGGCGGCGGCCGGGAGCGTGCTGTGGCGGATGCGGACGACCGTGCGGGACGAGCCGGGTGCGCTCGCGACCCTGTGCACGGCGCTGGCCGAACGGCGGGTCGACATCCTCAGCCTGCAGACGCACCCGCTGGGCGCGCACACCGTCGACGAGTTCCTGCTGCGCGTGCCGGCCGGTACGGATCTCACCGCGGCGGTGGCGGCGGGCGGAGGCACGGACACCTGGACCGAGCGGGCCGACGCCCACGACCTGGTGGACGGCCCGACCCGGATGCTCGGGCTGGCCGCCCGCACCGCGACCGACGCGTCCGAACTGCCGCTGGTGCTGCGCCAGCTGCTGGGACGCTGCACGATCCGCTCCCAGCCCGCCGCGGCGGCCGGCACCGCGGCGGCCGTGCCGCCGGAGGGCGTCCTGGAGGGCACCGTGATCCGGCTGCGCGACCCGGAGGGGGGTGTGATCACGGCGGAGCGGCCGTACCTGCCGTTCACACCGACGGAGTTCGCCCGTGCCCGGGCGCTGGTGGAGCTGGACGCCCGGCTCGGTCCGCGGCTGCCACGCGGCCGTGACGTGCTGGCGCTGTCCGAGGGCGGTCACGTCTCCGTGCGCCGGGCGGACACCACCGACCTGCAGGCCGCGCGGGAGATGCACGAGCGGTGCTCCACCGAGACGCTGCGGCGCCGGTACCACGGGCCCGTGGGCGACGCGAGCCGCTACCTCGACCACCTGCTCAGCCCGCGCTTCGGCCGCACGCTCGCCGCGCAGACCGCCTCCGGCCGCATCGTCGCCCTCGGCCATCTGCTGTGGGACGGCGACGAGACCGAGGTGGCGCTGATCGTCGAGGACGCGTGGCAGCGGCGGGGCATCGGCGCGGAGCTGCTGTCCCGGCTGGTGGGCATGGCGGTCGAGGCGGGCTGCGCCCACGTGTACGCCGTGACGCAGGCGTCCAACACGGGCATGGTCGCCGCGATGCGCGGCCTGGGCCTCCCTCTCGACTACCAGATCGAGGAGGGCACCCTGGTCATCACCGCCGGCCTGGACCCCGCCCCGGCCCGGAGCACCCCGGCGCCCGGCGAGAGGGTCACCCGCCCCTGA
- a CDS encoding Lrp/AsnC family transcriptional regulator, which translates to MTEYSPDATDWRILDLLQRDGRAGYAALARAVSMSASAVTERVRRLEEAGIIQGYAAVVDPERIGLPVLAFVRLRYPTGNYKPFHDLVAATPEILEAHHVTGDDCFVLKVAARSMRHLEEVSGRIGALGSVTTSVVYSSPLPRRPVGR; encoded by the coding sequence ATGACCGAGTATTCCCCGGACGCCACCGACTGGCGCATCCTCGACCTCCTCCAGCGCGACGGACGGGCCGGCTACGCCGCACTCGCCCGCGCCGTGTCGATGTCCGCGAGCGCGGTCACCGAACGGGTGCGGCGGCTGGAGGAGGCCGGGATCATCCAGGGTTACGCGGCGGTGGTGGACCCGGAGCGGATCGGGCTGCCGGTCCTGGCGTTCGTCCGGCTGCGCTACCCGACCGGCAACTACAAGCCGTTCCACGACCTCGTCGCCGCCACACCGGAGATCCTGGAGGCGCACCACGTGACGGGCGACGACTGCTTCGTCCTGAAGGTCGCCGCGCGGTCGATGCGGCACCTGGAGGAGGTGTCGGGGCGGATCGGCGCACTCGGTTCGGTGACCACCAGCGTGGTGTACTCCTCGCCGCTGCCGCGCCGTCCCGTGGGCCGGTGA
- a CDS encoding PLP-dependent transferase, with the protein MDNGMDTRRTTRALATEAVHAGRDDLAGLGLHAPPIDLSTTYPSYDSRAEAARVDAFATTGAEPDGPPVYGRLGNPTVARFETALARLEGTESAVAFASGMAALSAVLLVRGSMGLRHVVAVRPLYGCSDHLLTAGLLGSEVTWTDPAGVADALRPDTGLVLVESPANPTLAEIDLRAVVHACGSVPLLVDNTFATPVLQRPAEHGARLVLHSATKYLGGHGDVLAGVVACDEEFAGRLRQVRFATGGVLHPLAGYLLLRGLSTLPVRVGAASANAAELAARLAADPRVARVHYPAIGGAMVSFEVHGDPHAVIAGVRLITPAVSLGSVDSLIQHPASISHRIVDADDRRDAGVSDRLLRLSVGLEDVEDLWTDLDQALGGPAGRPARTEAMAQG; encoded by the coding sequence ATGGACAACGGCATGGACACGCGACGCACCACCAGAGCACTCGCCACCGAGGCCGTGCACGCCGGCCGGGACGACCTCGCCGGACTCGGACTGCACGCCCCGCCGATCGACCTGTCCACCACCTACCCCTCGTACGACAGCCGGGCCGAGGCCGCCCGCGTCGACGCCTTCGCCACGACCGGCGCCGAACCCGACGGCCCGCCCGTCTACGGGCGGCTCGGCAACCCCACGGTCGCCCGCTTCGAGACCGCCCTCGCCCGCCTGGAGGGCACCGAGTCGGCGGTCGCCTTCGCCAGCGGCATGGCCGCGCTCAGCGCCGTCCTGCTGGTCCGCGGCTCGATGGGCCTGCGGCACGTCGTCGCCGTACGACCGCTGTACGGGTGCAGCGACCATCTGCTGACCGCCGGGCTGCTCGGCTCCGAGGTCACCTGGACCGATCCGGCGGGGGTCGCCGACGCGCTCCGTCCGGACACCGGCCTGGTGCTGGTGGAGTCGCCCGCCAACCCCACGCTGGCCGAGATCGACCTGCGGGCGGTCGTCCACGCCTGCGGCTCGGTGCCGCTGCTCGTCGACAACACCTTCGCCACGCCGGTCCTCCAGCGTCCGGCCGAGCACGGGGCGCGGCTGGTGCTGCACAGCGCCACCAAGTACCTCGGCGGGCACGGTGACGTGCTGGCGGGCGTGGTGGCCTGCGACGAGGAGTTCGCCGGGCGGCTGCGGCAGGTGCGGTTCGCCACCGGCGGGGTGCTGCACCCGCTGGCCGGCTACCTGCTGCTGCGCGGCCTGTCGACCCTGCCGGTCCGGGTCGGGGCGGCGTCCGCGAACGCCGCCGAGCTCGCCGCCCGCCTGGCCGCGGACCCGCGTGTGGCCCGGGTGCACTACCCGGCCATCGGCGGCGCGATGGTCTCGTTCGAGGTCCACGGCGACCCGCACGCGGTGATCGCCGGCGTCCGCCTGATCACCCCGGCGGTGAGCCTCGGCAGCGTGGACTCCCTCATCCAGCACCCGGCGTCCATCAGCCACCGCATCGTCGACGCCGACGACCGCAGGGACGCGGGCGTCTCCGACCGCCTGCTGCGCCTCTCGGTCGGCCTGGAGGACGTCGAGGACCTCTGGACCGACCTCGACCAGGCCTTGGGCGGGCCGGCCGGCCGGCCCGCCCGGACGGAGGCCATGGCCCAGGGCTAG